A window from candidate division WOR-3 bacterium encodes these proteins:
- a CDS encoding 4Fe-4S dicluster domain-containing protein has product MSDIDPKFKYQVAQESGGEKIKLCFACGICTASCPVREIDDRYNPRKIIRMILLGMKKRVLGNDFIWLCSGCYACTERCPQGVRFTEVMNAVKNIAVKEGYVPKAFIQQLELLKKLGRLYEIDEFDNNKRAALGLPRVSKTKGFTEKIMKFTGVDQLLAPQSIDK; this is encoded by the coding sequence GGCGAGAAGATCAAATTATGTTTTGCCTGCGGTATCTGCACGGCGAGTTGTCCGGTGCGCGAGATTGATGATAGATATAATCCAAGAAAAATTATCAGAATGATTCTTTTAGGCATGAAAAAAAGGGTCCTCGGGAATGATTTTATATGGCTTTGTTCCGGTTGTTACGCCTGCACGGAAAGATGTCCCCAGGGTGTGCGATTCACCGAAGTGATGAATGCCGTTAAAAATATTGCCGTAAAAGAAGGTTATGTGCCCAAAGCATTTATCCAGCAACTAGAACTGCTGAAAAAACTGGGGAGACTCTATGAAATTGATGAATTCGACAATAATAAGCGTGCCGCGCTGGGACTACCCAGGGTTTCAAAAACAAAAGGCTTTACTGAAAAGATCATGAAGTTCACGGGAGTTGATCAACTCCTTGCACCACAGAGTATTGATAAATAG